A DNA window from Odocoileus virginianus isolate 20LAN1187 ecotype Illinois unplaced genomic scaffold, Ovbor_1.2 Unplaced_Contig_2, whole genome shotgun sequence contains the following coding sequences:
- the H1-8 gene encoding histone H1.8: MAPGSVASGDTSSSASSASSASAEGSSMLSGSEKPGVAPGAVRAPRRHPPVLRMVLEALQAGERRRGTSVAAIKVYILQKYPTVDALRLSHLLKQALATGLHRGLLVRPVNSKAKGATGSFKLVPKDKRKIPPRKTAPRMPGQTEGKDPKKPSESKKDPANPGKVKRGSRKPGEGRAAPSKPGAAKKAPKKGTQTKDPEARLGEAKKPDEAAQAPPSANGPGGKSEVKERGGRQADSKAHRKTQPGSQSSKSTKVGGENGASLAKKKMGGKVPKETAGEGPKAKAPVPPKGTGSKREPVPLARKAEASKGPKKPGIPTKSSASQAASKKAEAKG; the protein is encoded by the exons ATGGCTCCCGGGAGCGTCGCTTCCGGTGACACCTCTTCCTCGGCCTCCTCGGCCTCCTCGGCCTCCGCAGAGGGGTCGTCCATGCTGTCAGGGTCTGAAAAGCCAG GCGTGGCCCCGGGCGCCGTCCGGGCGCCGCGCCGCCACCCTCCGGTGCTTCGCATGGTGCTGGAGGCGCTGCAGGCCGGGGAGCGGCGCAGGGGGACCTCGGTGGCGGCCATCAAGGTCTACATCCTGCAGAAGTACCCGACGGTGGACGCCCTCCGGCTCAGCCACCTGCTGAAGCAGGCCCTGGCCACGGGCCTGCACCGCGGCCTGCTCGTCCGTCCCGTCAACTCCAAGGCCAAGGGGGCCACCGGCAGCTTCAAA TTAGTCcccaaagacaaaaggaaaatccCACCCAGGAAGACGGCCCCCAGGATGCCCGGTCAAACTGAGGGGAAGGACCCCAAGAAGCCGAGTGAGTCAAAGAAGGACCCTGCCAACccaggcaaggtgaaaagaggaTCCAGGAAGCCCGGAGAGGGGAGGGCAGCTCCCTCCAAACCAGGCGCAGCCAAGAAGGCCCCCAAGAAAGGCACGCAGACCAAGGATCCAGAGGCAAGGCTGGGTGAGGCCAAGAAGCCAGACGAGGCCGCTCAGGCCCCTCCCAGTGCCAATGGGCCCGGCGGGAAGTCGGAGGTCAAAGAAAGAGGGGGCCGCCAAG CAGATTCCAAGGCCCACAGGAAGACACAGCCTGGAAGTCAGAGTTCAAAATCCACCAAGGTAGGT GGTGAGAATGGTGCTTCCCTGGCCAAAAAGAAAATGGGGGGCAAGGTCCCTAAAGAGACTGCTGGGGAGGGGCCCAAAGCCAAGGCCCCTGTTCCTCCCAAGGGCACTGGGTCCAAGAGAGAGCCTGTACCACTGGCCAGGAAGGCTGAGGCCTCTAAGGGCCCGAAAAAGCCTGGCATCCCCACCAAGTCTTCAGCGTCCCAAGCGGCCAGCAAGAAGGCAGAAGCCAAGGGCTAG